In Amblyomma americanum isolate KBUSLIRL-KWMA chromosome 8, ASM5285725v1, whole genome shotgun sequence, the DNA window TGGGTGTACATGGCCAAGTCAAGCGGTCCAAGAGGCTGCTTTTACTATGGGAACCCTGTCGCCATGTAGATTGTGgtggtaaaataaaaataaaataaaacaagatTTTAAGACTCTCGACAAGATGAGAGCAGGATAACGCGAACAATGTGACTTCTTGGAAGCTACATGTATTTTAAGTTCCATCTCCACACTCCTTCTAAACCATAAACTTTTAGGACGAACACGTCTGCTGTCCCTGGCGTGAGAGCTACAGAATAAAAAATATTTAGGCCAGATTTGGAAGACGTTTTTCAAGGCAGGACCTATACGCTTCAGGCACTTTGTGTTTTCAAAGCTGTAATTAAAATAGAAAAATGAAGATAGAATATATATTTGCAGTCCAGTTTAATTGCCCGCATATCATATTCAGAAGCAGGAATGCCACTGTTAACTGCAAATACAAACTCCAGAATTTTCATGACTCCGTTTTGCACACACTTGCCCTCGCTGTTAGTACGGGCTGCAAAGAGCAAGTTTCAAAAAACTCATCGGTCGCGTCTTTTAATTAGAGTGCGCACCGAACAAACGCTGCACCATATCTCACGGTTTCCTTGTGCAGGGGCAGACTCCTATTCAATCATCATTTATTTGACCGCTTTCCTGAGTAACTGTTCACATTTAGCTTAGTAGGGTCATTTAGTATTGATTCGTATGATACAGGAAAGAATTGTTCACAATAGCTATGGCGAAGACGCTGGAACAGCGAGCCCGCCAATAGAATCGCGACGTCAACACCTTTCGGCCCGATGCTTTCTCTATGCATCTCGGGAGAGACTCGACCATTTTACGCGAGCTCATCCGGCCTCTCGTCAGGGAGAAACTGCAGGCGTGCCCCGGATCGTGCGGCCCCCATGCTATCCCTGTGGCGAGGCCAGTCACCTCTACATGGTGTGCCCATAACGCCGCGTGGCCCTGCGTGCTTTTGCGCCGGGTGACCCCTGGCCTCGGAACGGCGAATCATCGCTTGAGGTCGCATCTCACCTGTCGGCACGCCAGAATCACATCATGTCCAACCACCGTACTGCTCGATCCCTATCGCTGATGCGCTACCGATCTGCAAGTCCTCGTTAAACAGCCGGCTACACCGGTCACCGTTCTCCCAGTCCGCGCCGGCAAAACTAATTCCAGCGTCCTCTGGAGGAAGACAGGCGACGTCGGGAAATGTGAAGAGCCTTCCTCCTGCGCCATCGCGAAGCTACGCTATTTCTCTGCGAGCGAGTAGAGACAGCATAAGACGCGCTACCCCCGATTTGTGCGTAACAACTGATGGAGCCGGCATGAACGCTTCACTGGATACTGGTGCCGATTATTCCTTCACGTGACTGGCGCCCGCCTTAACCCCAGATTGCCTGTGCCGCGGAATATTTTAGACAATATATAACAATGGTGAAACGACGGCAAGCTAGATATGCACCCTTGATAATGGTGAGCTGGGTTAGTGGACCCAGTTAAAGCTAAAGAATTTTCGTGTTCTTTCAAACATGTAACAATATATCGCTCCATGTGGCCAATGTATACCTGAGTGCAAGGAAGACGAATTTTATAAAGAGTACCCTGAATCCTACTTAAGCCACCGTCCTTCCATGCAGCGCGCTGTGTGATTAAGGGGCCAGTACGAGCACCAAACCCTGGACTATATATAACACCATCAGAGCATGGCACAAACATTGTCTCGTGCTGAACCACAGAAGTTTCTTGACATTCTATTCGTTTTTCAGCCTCCGGCCTCCTTTTTTTGTACAACCGTCTTCTCCAGTTTCTTTGGTGCTCAGAAGGCACATTTACCACACTTCTTGTCGATATTTTCAATGTCGTGCGAAAGGCTGTTTAACTAAGGGTATTAACCTTTCTTTTTGCCTGACCTTGACATCGAAGCCGATGTTTTAAGTATTTTtctattttattgcaacccaatATGAGAACATGATCCGGATATCGGCCATCCCTGATTCTATTAGATTGTTTGCTGAAGCTTTGGTTTATCGTATAGTGACAGGATTTTGACAACGCTGACTTgaaagatggaaaaaaaaattcggttTTTACAGTTTTAGAACAGAACGAATTGTAGTTCAGCAGCGATTTGACCGCCCTTAGTAGATACTTCGAACAGATATGTCTTTCCTCCACTTTCATGCACAAATCTAAATTCGTAGCTAGTCATCAGCCGTAACATCAGCGCTAAACTGCAGACAGAATGTGTTTTCTTTGAAAACTTGTAGCACAGAAATGATTTTTCTGGAGAGGTTGCTTCTTTCAACGAAGATCTAAGTGTCAACCTATCGGAAGGTGCGCGGTGTTACACCACATAAGTTATTTTGCCACAGTcaacaaaacacaaaaatatcACTTAGCATTGGTGCCATCCTAAAGCCAATTGACATATATGCTTTCTGGGTATGAAATTTTCCTTCCCATTCAAAGAACGTAGGGTTCACGTCAAATGAAATCTCGGGCATAAAGTTCACCTTTGCATTCAACGAACGTAGACTTCacataaaaagaaggaaatttaGTAAACCTGGCAACAGAAATGCCGCGAGCACTTCTAAATTGTCCATCCGTCATTGGCCAGTGCAATTTCAGAGTCGTTTCAGTGTGCGGAAGAGAATATAACAAATCTACCACATGGGTGCTAAAGGCCGTACAGGAACATGCATTTTCATGCTGGGGGAAGCTAACGACGATCTCAGAGCTTAAGGAATCATAAAGAGATAATTGCAGTAAATGGATAGATATATAAATAAATACCATATATTTAAATGGATTGATAAATGTATAGACGATTGCAGTgtctacaaataaataaataaaataatcaaTTATGCCAGATGCTTGCGGAAATACCCTGAAACTTCATATTGCCATGTACAGCTAGTGGGAGGGTCCGCTGCACCCTCACCAAGTTTCCAACACTATGAAGGTGAAATTTAACGCAGTGAAAAGGACCCTCTAAGAGGAGCGCTCCTTTTCTCTACTTTTTTTTCAGTGCCCATGTTTTCCTTGGCATTCTATCTCAACTTTCACGCCTCTATCCTCCACGTGTAACGATTGTCTCGAGTTGCTTCGTATAGAGCGCAGACACTTCCCTCTACGTCATAGAGAATTTGAGACCCCGATACGGTCTCTTGGCGGCAGACGCAGACCAACAACTTTGCAAACATCCGTACACGACAGCTCATACACCCAAGACTATACGCCTACACATGTCCCTAGCACAAGTCTGGCACTGCTCTGCCCCAATTTTGTGCGAATATGGGGGCAAACGAAACAATCTACAGACGCTAAACACGTCTTTTAAGCGATGGCAGGCTCTTCTGAGCAGCGATAACCTGCAGTACCAACGGGCTCTCATCCAACAGGTTCTAAGAGCAGTTCAAGCGAATCGAGCCCCAGAATAACGACCCCACCCATTAGCTCAAGCAACTCCTTCTTGTTGAATCAAGTTTTTTTTCGTCCTCTTTTCTTCAAAAGTAGTCACCTATACGTTGGATAACAACGCTTCAGGTTCGACACAAAGACGTCACGGACGACCAGTGCAATTCAGGCAACAGAGTGTTACTATTGACGGTGGTGCCTGGCGTGACCCAGTACATCAGTCACCAATTACACTCCGTGACCCTCTCTACTCACCATATCCAGTCTAGTAATCACAGTGTGCCATGCTGTACCTCCACTCCACTCTCCTTGCTCCTCGGCTCTGACTGGTGACCGCGGTTTGCCTCTCCACCCGATCGCCTGCCGACGACTCGCCCTCTCTCCATTTTCTCTCTGCTTATGTATCTCTCTCCTtccccttcttttccttcttgccctttctatctctccacTTAGCCCCATCTCCTCTGAGGTTACACACGCCAGCGCACCACCAGATACGTTTTTCCGCTAAGGGTGTTCTCCTGCTACTGCATAAATGATGTAGGACATCTTATCTTCCGCAGCCCTTtactgcggcgttcctcatagccagagtcgctttgagcCGTTAAACCACCACAAATCTAAGCCTTACTTGGCAAAAACAATGCTCAGCAGGAACGGCGTAAGCAGCACAAGCCACGTCCCAGCGTAGCCCAGATCCCAGAATCGAGCGATTTGCCGCACTGCTGTACAATCGGTTTTGTGAAAATGGAGGACCTTCAGGAAATCCACAGCTGCTCCCCAGACGCACTCGCACAGGCTCTTCGCGCAGGCTCTTCGTTCTgcgaaaaaaaagaggaatattTGTTGGTCGCACACATAGTCGAAGCGCATAGCGCAGCTCAACTCTAATATCTCGTAACTATGGGTTTCCTTTAAAAGAGTTCGTCTGTAGTCATTTTTGGCAGTGAATGTCCCTAGTGGCCATCAGGAGAGCGTGCGGCACTCTAGTGCTTCGCACGTCTCGGTAGTAGTTGCCCCTACCTTAGCGTAACCTGGAAATAGCAGTTAAATTGAAGGCTCGATGGAAAAGTTGCATATGGACATATTTAAGCATGCTTCTTTATAAAACTTAGTAATTCCAGTTAACCATGTATTGGAAAATTTTGAATAGAACTACTCATACTACACTACAGGTTTATGGGACTCCTGAGGTAGGAGAGATAAAGTATTAGGGCAAGTATGGTGACGGAGTAACCACAGGTCGCTTTGGTATACTATTGCTCTCGGTATCGTTTTACGACTCTATCACAGCATAGTTTCCATTATGTGATGGTCCCATTCTCCAGGCGCGTTTTACCATGGGTACTCGTCTATGCATATGACAGTGCAGAGTAAGAAACATTGGCGAGTGCCAGCTAATACTGTTCCGAGAAAGTTGATGGGACTCGCAGGTGCACAAACTTATCAGAAATCATAATCAAAATACCTATATATGGCGCCTTCCTGCGCTTAAGAACTATTTTACGCCTCACGCGAGAGAGGTAACCTTTTTAGATGTAAACCACGAGACTACAGCGACCTAAGCAGTGACATAAGTGGAAGATTGGAAAGCCGCCGTCATAGCTCAGTTGTTAGAGGACCCCATTGTGACAtgcggaggtggtgggttcgaatTTCACAGGTGGCATGCTGCTGTTTCTTCATCACATTTCCAATCAGCTAAATTTGAGGTAAAAACTGATTACATTACTAATTTTCCTtttatcaacaccacaaattaaagtAAATAAGAAAGGAACGACCCGAAAAAGGAACTACCCTATCCTTTTATCGGTTTTAGTGACTGTTGGCTTTATACATATCTAAGCAGAGACTATAGGAGGTTGTGTTTAATAAATTACCTCAGCAGACAAAACACTCTGAGAATAGAATGGGTGGCATAGTAACAGACACTAAACTTTCTACAGGATAGTACACAGGTGTACGCTTTCTATGTGTATTAAAGGTTCTTAAGGCACCAGCTTGTACGTTAAATACACAAGAGAAATGCACCGATAAGTTCGCAATGGCATAATGCTATCCACAGTTAGGAATTAACAAGTCGTCCGATATAGTAATCAGAACAGGCTACACTTACCGGCCAGTGTATTGCCGCGGCTTGCACTGCTTGAGTCCTGGCTATACGCATTTGTTTTCATCATCAGGGATTTAGTGCTGATCTCCAGCGAAGTATTCCCGAGGTCTGAGAACCTCACACCGTTGTCCGTTGAGCTAGAGTTGGATCTGCTGAGCATCTGAATCGAAGAGCTGACGCCGGACATGTTCGAAATGTTGAGAACTCCCAGGGACCAGGGAATTTGGAGCAGCGCGCTTGACCTCGCCTTGTCCACCGCGCACCATCCGGCAAACAGAAGGCATAAGGTGACGGCGATGCGGGCCCAAGCCATGCTGCTGTGAACTGCGACTGCGAGGCCTGTATTACTTCTACTTCTTCTTCATCCTCTCAAAACATGGCGCATGCCCGCATGAGGAGATTGGCCAAGTTGTTGtgagcctatcaaaagatggcacataccgaaaatgggggatcggccaagaatcgggtggctattcaccggTTGAGATTGGCCAAGTTATTGTTGTTTTTTCGTCATTACGTTGgcgcatacccacggtgggggattggccagggtttggtgcagatccaaacaggaaaaaactcatccaggtttatctcaagcggctcataaatatagaggaatctgagagaaaaagaaaattacgaattttgagagatcttgacgAAATCGGAATAAAAATTGAGGCAGCAAAGCGATGTGGGCTAAAAGACTAAATTTTAAAGAATtaataagaaagaaaataagtttgacagaaaagaaatggcatcgagaagttaacactaAATTCTGCCGGTTTCTGTAACATACTTCTGAAAAAGCTGACACACCTGATTAATTGCATGCCCTCTGAAGGTTGCACCGAAAGAGCGGAGGACGGAAAGGGTAAACgccagccctaattgagcgagaagattttgcaaaaactgaattctctgaaTTCTCTGTTGTTCTTGTTTACTTCTGCGGACGTCCTCCTTCTCGTCTACTATGGCGATAGGCAGTTTTTTCTACTTCCAGAGGGCGGTGTGTGCTACTGCTGATGATAATATTACTACATACTCAGTAGGCACTGGGCATGTCTGGGGTGTCTATTTAAGACGTTTTGTGGCTGGGCGGAGAGCTCAACCTGGCCAGGCTGAACAGTTTCTTTTTCCTCTACGCTTCCCATTTCCCCCGCTTCGTCGTCGAAACGAAGAAAGTTACACTTCTCCCTCCGCAGACCAAGCCTCCCACGGCGAGCTAAGCAGGGTCCTGAGGGCTGAATCGTTTGAGCCGGGCAATATGCACCACCTGGGTCTTTTGTGAACATCGGCCACTGTCAGTAAGGCGCTAGACGACGTAGTTCAAATCAGTGATGCGCACGATCACAATAAGATTGCCAGTGTGGCGGGACAGGAGCTTCAAACACAAACTACGCTTGTGGAGCGGCGTCCACAACCACACCAGCAGGACATGATCATAGCATATGGGCTGACGGAGGATGTCGTTGAGGTGTTTAGAGCGCTGCTGTGAGTCCAAAATGCGGAGGATAGagaaaggaaggatggtgtcgatGCAGCGGCGGGGAACACGAGTGTACTCGAGGTAAAatgggctgtagccagttgtttcATGTTGTACAGCGTTGTACGCATGCGTAATAAAAGGGAGCATAtcatcccagttcttatggtcagaaTCGACGAACATTGACAGCATAGTGGTGAGTGTGCGGTTTGAGCGTTCGACGAGGCAATTAGTTTGTGGATGATACGgtgtcgagtgacgaaaattgcATTCGCAGCGATGAAGTCCTTGGACAACATCCGCAATAAACGGGCGCCCACGACCATTCATAAGAACGCGAGGAGGGCCATGTCGGAGAATGAGAAAGCGTAGGAGTAATAGAGATACATCGGAAGCAGTGGCGCATGGTATGGCGGCTGTTTCACGTTATCGTGTTAGGTGGTCAACACACACTGTAACCCAGCGGTTACCGTTTTGCAGACTGGGAAAAAAGGCCTAACAGGTTTATGCCCGCTTGCTCAAATGGCGCGGTCGAAGATGTGACCGGGCGCAGCTGGCCTGGCGAACACGACGTAGGGAGCTTTAAACACTGGCACTGTACACAGCTGACTACGTATTATTGAATCGTTCGACGCATTTTGGACCAGTAAAAAAGTTCTGTGCGGTGAAGGATCCGGGCAACTCGTGATCGTAGTGATACGCTGAAGAGGAGGGATGCGAAGGCTTTCCGGCACGACGAGAAGGAACCGTGCACCGCCAGGCGTGACATTCTTCTTGTAAAGTAAACCGGCGCGAATACAGAAACGGGTAGCAAGGGAATGACTGCCGGCGTCGAAGACCGCTGTTAACTTCGTGTCCTTGCATTGTTCAGTCTTGAACTGGTTAGGATCAGGAAACGTGGGTGAAACAGAAGAGAGGCACTCGTCGAAGTTGTCGCCATCGCAGTATGGTTGTCGGAAGCGGAAAGCGCGACAGAAAGTCAGCGTCGGTGTGTTGACGCCACCGGGGGCATTTGACCACAATAATCTCGACCTCACCTCCACCTAAAAAAAATGGGCCGACCTCActaaacctcaacctcatcagttgaggctGAGGTCTCCTGACCTTAATTTTTTTGAGGACACTG includes these proteins:
- the LOC144100520 gene encoding uncharacterized protein LOC144100520 isoform X2; the protein is MAWARIAVTLCLLFAGWCAVDKARSSALLQIPWSLGVLNISNMSGVSSSIQMLSRSNSSSTDNGVRFSDLGNTSLEISTKSLMMKTNAYSQDSSSASRGNTLAERRACAKSLCECVWGAAVDFLKVLHFHKTDCTAVRQIARFWDLGYAGTWLVLLTPFLLSIVFAKWYYGGAKRKKAVSVTESPRRTRGQRGTTTRRRSRSPPGRRVERRTSLSISKLVRGRHHAPRCDDDCGLRKNGIFSLRHCWKTAGLKAMLQPEAAPERPQPLEIGSRERLLRPW
- the LOC144100520 gene encoding uncharacterized protein LOC144100520 isoform X3, coding for MAWARIAVTLCLLFAGWCAVDKARSSALLQIPWSLGVLNISNMSGVSSSIQMLSRSNSSSTDNGVRFSDLGNTSLEISTKSLMMKTNAYSQDSSSASRGNTLAERRACAKSLCECVWGAAVDFLKVLHFHKTDCTAVRQIARFWDLGYAGTWLVLLTPFLLSIVFAKWYYGGAKRKKAVSVTESPRRTRGQRGTTTRRRSRSPPGRRVERRTSLSISKLVRGRHHAPRCDDDCGLRKNDRLQREAVAAVVIQSQRSMPEAS